A single window of Sphingobacterium sp. ML3W DNA harbors:
- a CDS encoding lysylphosphatidylglycerol synthase transmembrane domain-containing protein, which produces MIYRIGPHTIWDNMLQVGWWFVPILLSWFVIYLMNAVAFRHIIVEAQRPETRLSFSTIMQLTVSGYSINYVTPFVALGGEPYRIMALTPALGQAKASSSVLLYGMVHILSHIVFWLISVFLILAFVPLGKLMVLTCCCIVILGLVVCWWFSRIYRSGLVVSVFEFLTKLPFLGKYFSKLIAHNKAVFEDIDIQIKDLFDNRKKNFYAALSWEFFARVVGCAELYFIGIALGLNMDVIQAFIVSSGSSLFANLIFFLPMQLGTREGGLAMALVSIGFPASVGVIMGLATRIREIVWIGIGLIWMSIVRK; this is translated from the coding sequence ATGATCTATCGCATAGGACCTCATACCATTTGGGACAATATGCTACAGGTGGGGTGGTGGTTTGTACCGATATTATTGAGTTGGTTTGTTATTTATTTAATGAATGCAGTGGCATTTCGTCATATTATAGTAGAAGCACAACGACCAGAAACACGATTGTCATTCTCGACTATTATGCAACTGACTGTTTCAGGTTATAGCATTAATTATGTTACACCCTTTGTAGCCTTAGGCGGAGAACCATATCGTATCATGGCACTTACACCAGCTTTAGGACAGGCAAAAGCAAGCTCATCTGTATTGTTGTATGGTATGGTACATATCTTATCGCACATCGTTTTTTGGTTAATATCTGTTTTTTTAATATTGGCTTTCGTGCCACTAGGAAAATTGATGGTATTGACCTGTTGCTGTATCGTCATTTTGGGGTTGGTGGTTTGCTGGTGGTTTTCTCGGATATATAGATCAGGCTTGGTCGTTTCGGTATTCGAGTTTCTAACCAAACTACCTTTTTTAGGTAAATACTTCAGTAAACTTATTGCGCATAATAAAGCAGTCTTTGAAGATATCGATATCCAGATAAAAGACCTATTCGATAACCGTAAAAAGAACTTTTATGCTGCTCTTTCTTGGGAGTTCTTTGCAAGGGTAGTAGGCTGCGCCGAACTTTATTTTATCGGTATAGCATTAGGGCTCAATATGGATGTCATTCAGGCTTTTATAGTTAGCTCGGGTTCCTCGTTATTTGCCAATTTAATTTTTTTTCTACCCATGCAGTTGGGTACGCGCGAGGGTGGTTTGGCGATGGCATTAGTCAGTATTGGTTTCCCAGCCTCAGTAGGAGTGATCATGGGTTTGGCCACTCGTATTCGAGAAATAGTATGGATCGGAATCGGGTTGATCTGGATGAGTATAGTCCGAAAATAA
- a CDS encoding NDP-sugar synthase, protein MEYAIIAAGEGQRLKDEGFKKAKPLLTLLGIPMIERLINVFADQGARSVFIIINEKNKELHKFLKNYAFSIPIHLLIKNTESSLHSFVELHKAFQYWDSCCLTTTDTVFEPETFGRYIEKFQQGDMDGLFAVTPFVDDESPLYVTVDNDQRIVCFSDKKYPQASFVSGGIYCLRRKAIDAAATSLAAGNHRMRNYQRFLIDQGLDIKAYPFAKIIDVDHLHDRETAEYFLLEQKLKV, encoded by the coding sequence ATGGAATATGCGATTATTGCTGCCGGAGAAGGACAGCGTTTAAAAGATGAAGGATTTAAGAAAGCGAAGCCATTATTGACGCTTTTGGGCATTCCAATGATCGAACGATTGATTAATGTCTTTGCAGACCAAGGCGCTAGATCAGTTTTTATTATTATCAATGAAAAGAATAAGGAGCTCCATAAATTTTTAAAAAACTACGCCTTTAGTATACCTATTCATCTTTTGATTAAAAATACTGAAAGCTCGTTGCATAGCTTTGTTGAATTGCATAAAGCCTTTCAATATTGGGATTCCTGTTGTTTGACCACGACAGATACGGTCTTCGAACCTGAGACCTTCGGGCGTTATATCGAAAAATTTCAACAAGGTGATATGGATGGGTTATTTGCAGTAACACCTTTCGTTGACGATGAGAGTCCATTATATGTTACAGTAGATAATGACCAACGCATTGTTTGTTTTTCAGATAAGAAATATCCACAAGCATCCTTTGTATCGGGCGGGATCTATTGTCTACGCAGAAAAGCAATCGATGCTGCTGCCACATCTTTAGCGGCAGGTAACCATCGTATGCGTAATTATCAACGATTTTTAATCGATCAAGGTTTGGATATAAAGGCATATCCTTTTGCCAAAATAATAGATGTTGATCATTTGCATGACCGCGAAACGGCCGAATATTTTTTATTAGAACAAAAGTTAAAAGTATGA
- a CDS encoding efflux RND transporter periplasmic adaptor subunit yields MNRKSVFSTTLLGLSLAFLTSCSQNPKHGPGAAAPVEVPVMTLQKGSGTLTKTYASSIEGVVNVEIRPQVSGYLHKIYVEEGATVRAGQVLFQVDDRMYREQYKTAQAAILAAKANLSNIKIDLDRKKELVSNKLVSTLQVEQAQASFDGAQAALAQAMSAYETAKINLEFCTIKAPVNGTIGRIPYRLGSLINPSAVNPLTMLSDTHAVYAYFSMSEIDFVNFQDRLEGSSTAEKLKDAELVTLLTANGQAFSQLGKIDAIEGQFDKNTGSITLRAKFQNPEGQLRTGNTGKVLIEQPVDNVVLVPVTATTAVQDKIFAYTIDKDGKAAQTAIVVSGKQGGDYFVQSGLQSGDQIITNGLSFLQNGMPVKVKSVSTTSQDSLKKS; encoded by the coding sequence ATGAATCGAAAATCAGTTTTTAGTACAACTTTGCTTGGACTTAGTTTAGCCTTCTTAACAAGTTGTAGTCAAAACCCAAAGCATGGTCCTGGGGCAGCAGCTCCGGTTGAAGTTCCTGTGATGACACTTCAAAAGGGGAGTGGAACATTAACAAAAACATATGCTAGTAGTATAGAAGGAGTTGTTAATGTTGAAATCCGTCCTCAAGTTTCGGGGTATTTACACAAGATCTATGTAGAAGAAGGTGCCACAGTCCGTGCGGGTCAAGTTTTGTTCCAAGTCGACGATCGTATGTATAGGGAGCAATATAAAACTGCGCAAGCTGCTATTTTAGCTGCGAAAGCGAATCTGTCCAATATTAAAATAGATTTAGATCGTAAAAAAGAATTAGTAAGCAATAAATTAGTGTCTACACTTCAGGTTGAACAGGCGCAAGCTTCATTCGATGGAGCTCAAGCAGCATTAGCCCAAGCGATGTCTGCTTACGAAACGGCGAAAATTAATTTGGAATTCTGCACGATTAAAGCTCCTGTTAACGGAACTATTGGTCGTATCCCATATCGTTTAGGTAGTTTAATTAATCCAAGTGCTGTCAATCCATTGACTATGCTGTCAGATACACATGCTGTATACGCTTACTTTTCAATGAGTGAAATCGATTTTGTGAATTTTCAAGATAGATTGGAAGGGAGCTCAACTGCTGAGAAGTTAAAGGATGCGGAGCTAGTCACTTTATTGACTGCCAATGGCCAAGCATTCTCTCAGCTTGGAAAGATTGATGCCATCGAGGGACAATTTGACAAGAATACGGGTTCGATTACTTTACGCGCTAAATTTCAAAATCCAGAAGGACAGTTACGCACAGGCAATACCGGAAAAGTACTTATTGAGCAACCTGTTGATAATGTCGTATTAGTCCCGGTTACAGCCACTACAGCTGTTCAAGATAAAATTTTCGCTTATACCATTGATAAGGATGGCAAAGCAGCACAAACTGCTATTGTAGTCAGCGGTAAACAGGGAGGGGACTATTTCGTTCAATCAGGTCTTCAGTCAGGAGATCAGATTATTACTAATGGACTGAGTTTTCTTCAAAACGGCATGCCTGTAAAGGTCAAGTCCGTAAGCACAACAAGTCAAGACAGTTTAAAAAAGTCCTAG
- a CDS encoding HAD family hydrolase, whose translation MNKLTGIAGILVDYGGTLDTNGRHWTSVFWEQYQLEGIPVRKEEFYQAYVYAERKMALEPIIKSHFTFKDVLFVKIQAQFEYLKLESLMSSLGTNIVLACHVLVLTSLKRAKPLLASLSKQYKLVMVSNFYGNLENILADYHIGQYFDSVVESARVGVRKPDPEIYTLGVQAIDLPASSCVVLGDSYSKDMVPGKLNGCTTIWLNVDSWEEADLESSSAADHIITDVLQLKEFLI comes from the coding sequence ATGAATAAACTTACAGGTATAGCAGGTATTTTAGTCGATTATGGCGGTACATTAGACACCAATGGAAGACACTGGACCTCGGTATTTTGGGAGCAATACCAATTGGAAGGTATACCGGTTCGGAAAGAAGAGTTTTATCAAGCATACGTTTACGCAGAACGTAAAATGGCCTTAGAACCTATTATTAAATCGCATTTTACATTCAAAGATGTGCTGTTTGTTAAAATTCAGGCACAATTTGAATATTTAAAGCTGGAATCGTTGATGTCAAGCCTTGGCACTAATATCGTGCTGGCATGCCATGTTTTAGTATTGACATCTTTAAAACGTGCGAAGCCCTTATTAGCGTCCTTGTCCAAACAGTATAAGTTGGTCATGGTATCGAATTTTTATGGCAATCTCGAAAACATATTAGCAGATTACCATATAGGGCAGTATTTTGATAGTGTCGTTGAATCGGCACGTGTAGGTGTACGTAAGCCTGATCCCGAAATATATACATTAGGTGTTCAAGCTATTGATCTTCCTGCCTCTAGCTGTGTCGTCTTAGGGGATTCTTATAGTAAAGATATGGTGCCAGGAAAATTAAATGGATGCACCACGATTTGGTTGAATGTTGATAGTTGGGAAGAAGCAGATTTGGAATCTAGCAGTGCAGCAGACCATATTATAACCGATGTTTTGCAATTAAAGGAATTCTTGATCTAA
- a CDS encoding CDP-alcohol phosphatidyltransferase family protein produces the protein MSNSEDNLFEQSLKSNDTEERIDIWFYRPIGYRIAQLCASRGITPNAVTITSIFFGVGAGILFYYGDLWINIIGMLLLIFANSLDSADGQLARLTDNKSRFGRILDGFAGDFWFASIHIALCFRCMDQGWSAWIWVPGVLAGVSHVFQSAMADYYRNVHLYFIKGKAGSELDNSTDLQQELDKMSWKHDFFQKFVLNGYKNYTRLQENLSPKLQDLLLIVKQKYADTMPAEFVSRFRILNRPLMKYTNIVQFNTRVLFLFLWLFIDQVWLYFFFDMFVLNPILIYMCRRQEQVSAICIQKLGQSVDEA, from the coding sequence ATGTCTAACTCAGAAGATAATTTATTTGAACAATCACTCAAATCCAACGATACAGAGGAACGTATCGATATCTGGTTTTACAGACCCATAGGCTATCGTATTGCGCAGTTGTGTGCTTCACGAGGCATTACCCCCAATGCAGTGACGATTACCAGTATATTCTTCGGGGTAGGAGCAGGTATCCTGTTCTACTATGGAGATTTATGGATCAATATCATCGGTATGCTCTTGTTGATCTTTGCCAACTCCTTGGATAGTGCCGATGGCCAATTGGCACGTTTAACAGATAATAAAAGTCGTTTTGGTCGTATTTTAGATGGTTTCGCTGGAGATTTTTGGTTTGCCTCTATCCACATAGCCCTATGTTTTCGGTGTATGGACCAAGGTTGGTCCGCTTGGATATGGGTACCAGGTGTGCTAGCAGGTGTTTCCCATGTTTTCCAATCAGCTATGGCCGATTATTATCGCAATGTGCATTTGTATTTCATCAAAGGCAAGGCCGGTAGTGAATTGGACAATTCGACCGACTTACAACAAGAATTAGATAAGATGAGTTGGAAACATGATTTTTTTCAAAAGTTTGTTTTAAACGGCTATAAAAACTACACCAGATTACAGGAAAATCTATCCCCCAAATTGCAGGATCTTTTACTAATTGTCAAGCAAAAGTACGCCGATACTATGCCAGCAGAATTCGTGTCCAGATTTCGAATTTTAAATCGACCATTAATGAAGTATACCAATATTGTTCAATTTAATACAAGGGTACTTTTCCTGTTTCTCTGGCTATTTATAGATCAAGTATGGTTGTATTTTTTCTTTGATATGTTTGTATTGAACCCTATCTTGATCTATATGTGCAGGAGACAAGAACAAGTGAGTGCTATATGCATACAAAAATTAGGTCAATCAGTAGATGAGGCGTAA
- a CDS encoding efflux transporter outer membrane subunit produces MNKNKINMTCLCVSLLLAYSCKSSKYIPQETNVPSEFPQGQTVTIVDTTNSIGAISYREFFNDQTLLTLIDSALLNNNDLLVAIKQIEIANESMKQAKWGHIPQIGLTAGTGSVTRPSDNSINGTTVVQATGKRYMEDYSSTLNISWEADIWGKIKGRKEIALTSYLQTQEARKAVQTRLVSTIAQGYYNLLMLDLQKEISLKNLSLIDNVLQMSRVQYTLGLTTLLAVQQQESNRDVVAKTIPVLEEQITVQENSLQALVGRMPGQIERRTSLLSLTVKDQLSTGIPAEMLALRPDVRTAELALQKAVAQVHVSKVSMYPSLNITAQGGLNAFKASDWFNIPGSLFGAVAGSITQPILQGRQLKTAYNQSILAGEQAEIQFKESVLQAVTEVSNILANIASLDEQQTISTGLVQRNLEMIVNADQLFKNDMATYIEVITAQQSKLQSELDNAALKNQRLLAEVNLYRALGGGRY; encoded by the coding sequence ATGAATAAAAATAAAATAAACATGACTTGTCTATGTGTAAGCCTACTACTGGCTTACTCATGTAAGTCTTCGAAATACATACCACAAGAAACCAATGTCCCAAGTGAATTTCCGCAAGGACAGACAGTGACAATTGTGGATACTACTAATTCCATTGGAGCTATTTCATATCGAGAATTTTTTAATGATCAAACGCTACTTACGTTAATTGATAGTGCATTGTTAAATAATAATGACCTACTGGTTGCAATCAAACAGATTGAGATCGCTAATGAATCGATGAAACAAGCAAAATGGGGTCATATACCGCAAATCGGACTAACGGCAGGAACAGGTTCTGTGACTCGTCCATCAGATAATAGTATAAATGGGACGACAGTTGTTCAAGCGACAGGGAAAAGGTACATGGAAGATTACTCTTCTACGCTCAACATTTCTTGGGAAGCAGATATCTGGGGTAAGATCAAAGGACGCAAAGAGATTGCTTTGACCAGCTATCTCCAGACTCAGGAGGCTAGAAAGGCTGTACAGACACGATTGGTCAGTACTATAGCGCAAGGCTATTATAATCTTTTGATGTTGGATTTACAAAAGGAAATCAGCCTGAAGAATTTAAGTTTGATTGACAATGTACTACAAATGTCACGTGTCCAGTACACTTTGGGACTGACTACGTTATTAGCCGTTCAGCAACAAGAAAGTAATCGAGATGTTGTTGCCAAGACAATTCCAGTATTAGAGGAGCAGATTACTGTGCAGGAAAATAGCCTGCAAGCATTGGTAGGTCGTATGCCAGGTCAAATTGAAAGAAGGACAAGTCTGTTATCGTTAACAGTAAAAGACCAGCTGTCTACCGGTATCCCCGCAGAAATGCTTGCTTTAAGACCAGACGTACGAACAGCAGAACTAGCCCTTCAAAAAGCAGTAGCACAGGTGCATGTATCTAAAGTTAGTATGTATCCTAGCTTGAATATTACTGCACAAGGTGGGTTGAATGCTTTCAAGGCGAGTGATTGGTTCAATATCCCAGGATCGTTGTTTGGAGCAGTTGCTGGTTCCATTACACAGCCAATATTACAGGGTAGACAATTAAAGACAGCATATAACCAATCCATCCTAGCTGGAGAACAAGCAGAGATTCAGTTTAAAGAAAGTGTCTTGCAGGCTGTGACCGAAGTTTCCAATATTTTGGCAAATATCGCCTCGTTAGATGAGCAACAAACGATATCAACAGGCTTGGTACAAAGAAACCTTGAGATGATTGTTAATGCCGACCAATTATTCAAAAATGATATGGCGACATACATCGAAGTAATAACAGCTCAACAAAGCAAATTACAATCAGAGCTTGATAATGCAGCTCTCAAAAACCAAAGGCTCTTAGCGGAAGTCAACCTTTACCGCGCATTGGGTGGTGGTCGCTATTAG
- a CDS encoding inositol-3-phosphate synthase: MKQQVSEAKGKLGILIPGLGAVATTLIAGVAGVNKGYSKPIGSVSQLSRIRLGKRTEDRNPLIKDFVPLAKLEDIVFGGWDVYADNVYEAASKAAVLEPHQLEQVRAELESIVPMKAVFDREFVKNLDGTHIKEGLTKRDLADAVQADIENFKATHHCDRIVVLWCGSTEKYIAGSDIFDSLMNFEDALDQNDQRIPPSMIYAYAALKQGAPYVNGAPNLSCDVPAIEELAKLNRVAIAGKDFKTGQTLMKTIVAPGLQARALGVEGWFSTNILGNRDGLVLDDPENFKTKEVSKLSVLEEILDAKKNPELYGNLYHKVRINYYPPHGDNKESWDNIDIFGWMGYKMQINFLCRDSILAAPVALDLALFIDLAQRAGMHGIQEWLSFYLKSPQTAPGLPAEHDIFKQLIKLQNTLRHMMGEDLITHLGLDYYQELVDNM; the protein is encoded by the coding sequence ATGAAACAACAAGTAAGCGAAGCAAAAGGTAAACTAGGTATATTGATACCCGGATTAGGAGCCGTAGCAACAACATTGATTGCAGGTGTAGCAGGTGTTAATAAGGGCTATTCTAAACCCATTGGCTCAGTTTCTCAATTAAGCCGTATTCGATTAGGTAAGCGTACAGAAGATCGGAATCCATTGATAAAAGATTTTGTTCCTTTAGCAAAATTAGAAGATATCGTTTTCGGAGGTTGGGATGTTTATGCCGATAATGTGTATGAAGCGGCATCAAAAGCGGCAGTTTTAGAACCACATCAATTGGAGCAGGTACGTGCTGAACTTGAGAGTATCGTACCTATGAAAGCTGTCTTTGATCGCGAATTTGTTAAAAATTTAGATGGAACACACATAAAGGAGGGCTTAACTAAAAGAGATTTAGCAGATGCAGTACAAGCAGATATTGAAAATTTCAAAGCAACACATCATTGTGATCGTATAGTAGTTCTTTGGTGTGGATCAACAGAAAAATACATAGCAGGTTCGGATATATTTGATAGTTTAATGAATTTTGAAGACGCTTTGGATCAAAATGACCAGCGTATACCTCCAAGTATGATCTATGCTTATGCAGCATTGAAACAAGGGGCACCATATGTCAACGGAGCTCCAAATTTAAGTTGTGATGTACCTGCCATCGAGGAATTGGCCAAGCTCAACAGAGTTGCCATTGCCGGAAAAGATTTTAAGACAGGTCAGACCTTAATGAAAACAATTGTTGCTCCAGGTTTACAAGCTCGCGCATTAGGAGTAGAGGGGTGGTTCTCTACCAATATTTTAGGTAATCGAGATGGACTAGTATTGGATGACCCAGAAAACTTCAAAACAAAAGAAGTTTCCAAATTGAGCGTATTGGAGGAAATTCTAGATGCTAAGAAAAATCCTGAATTATATGGCAATTTATACCATAAAGTACGCATCAACTACTATCCACCTCATGGCGATAACAAAGAAAGTTGGGATAACATTGATATTTTTGGATGGATGGGTTATAAGATGCAGATCAATTTCTTATGTCGTGACTCGATATTAGCAGCTCCAGTAGCATTGGATCTAGCCTTATTTATAGATTTAGCACAGCGTGCCGGTATGCATGGTATTCAAGAATGGCTTTCATTTTATTTGAAATCACCACAGACAGCACCAGGTCTACCAGCCGAGCATGATATTTTTAAGCAGTTGATCAAATTACAGAACACCTTGCGCCATATGATGGGCGAAGATTTGATCACACATCTAGGTCTTGATTATTATCAAGAGCTGGTAGACAATATGTAA
- a CDS encoding efflux RND transporter permease subunit has product MLKKIIKRPVLATVISILLVILGVVAMMGLPITKFPEIAPPSVMVTAMYPGASAEVIARSVAPPLENAINGVENMDYMTSTSSNDGSLMLTVVFKLGTDPDQAAVNVQNRVSQATSMLPAEVTQFGVTTLKRQNSMVAMITLYSDDSKSDELFIENYAKINIVPELKRITGVGDAQVFGNKDYSMRVWLNPTQMASYSITPQEVSAAIQSQNLEAAPGRFGESTKEAVEYVIRYKGKLIEVEDYENIIVRANSDGSVLRLQDIAKVEFGSYTNTVSTSYNKKPAIMIALFQTAGSNANAVEVAMQERLAELAKSFPAGLKYTTPYSSKESLDQSVEQVITTLIEAFILVFIVVFIFLQDFRSTLIPAIAVPVSIIGTFFFMQLFGFSINLLTLFALVLAIGIVVDDAIVVVEAVHAKMEKKKLNAKAATMSAMSEITGAIISITLVMSAVFVPVAFMEGPTGVFYQQFALTLAMAILISALNALTLSPALCAILLKSHDGHTEGKKTNFKERFFAGFNAAFNKMTFRYGKSVLFLIKRKSVAFSALALLIGLFIWMFRTTPTGFIPDEDQSFLMAMVNTPPGASLDRTTQLMTAAELDIQKHPAVESVINVSGLNMMTFSTSSSSGVMMIRLKPLKERGDVKDIDQILGALQGQLQSHQGANFFVLGMPTVSGFGNTSGLEIVLQDKTAGSLAKFSEVSNGYMGALMQRPEIAFAFTTFNASYPQFEIIVDEMKAKQLHVNVSDLMAVMQGYYGSMQASDLNRFGKYYRVVIQSSPEFRADPSSLDGIQLKNQLGQMVPINSLVTLKPVSGPETVEHFNLFNAINITAMPNPGYSTGQAMEAVEQVSASFLPNGFAHDWKGMSREEKSSSGQTAVIFGLSIIFIYFLLSAQYESYILPWSVLISIPAGLLGVFIGISLADLSNNIYVQVALIMLIGLLAKNSILIIEFAIQRRRAGKSLVAAAVEGAKARLRPILMTSLAFIAGLTPLLFAVGPSAIGNHSIGYAAVFGMIAGTIFGLLLTPILFVVFQYLQERLSGKPVDESDWEYEEAEVSN; this is encoded by the coding sequence ATGTTAAAAAAGATAATAAAACGGCCAGTATTGGCGACCGTTATATCCATTTTATTGGTTATTCTCGGCGTAGTTGCTATGATGGGATTACCGATAACCAAATTCCCAGAAATCGCACCCCCAAGTGTGATGGTTACTGCTATGTATCCAGGTGCCTCGGCAGAGGTAATTGCTAGATCAGTAGCACCACCCCTTGAGAATGCAATCAATGGGGTAGAAAATATGGATTACATGACCTCTACATCAAGTAATGATGGAAGTTTAATGCTTACTGTTGTATTCAAGTTAGGCACTGATCCTGATCAAGCAGCCGTCAATGTTCAGAACCGAGTCTCACAGGCAACGAGTATGTTACCTGCTGAAGTTACTCAATTTGGAGTAACAACCCTTAAGAGGCAGAATAGTATGGTTGCTATGATTACTCTTTATTCTGATGACAGCAAATCGGACGAGCTTTTTATCGAGAACTATGCTAAGATCAATATTGTACCAGAATTAAAGCGTATTACAGGTGTCGGTGATGCTCAGGTGTTTGGTAATAAAGATTATTCCATGCGTGTGTGGCTCAATCCAACACAGATGGCATCTTATAGTATTACTCCACAAGAAGTCTCCGCTGCGATTCAAAGTCAGAATCTGGAAGCTGCCCCAGGAAGATTTGGTGAAAGTACAAAAGAAGCTGTTGAATATGTTATCCGTTACAAAGGTAAGCTCATAGAAGTTGAAGATTACGAAAATATAATTGTACGAGCTAATTCAGATGGATCAGTTCTGCGACTTCAAGATATCGCAAAAGTAGAGTTTGGTTCGTATACCAATACGGTTAGTACAAGTTACAATAAGAAACCGGCGATCATGATTGCCTTATTTCAAACAGCGGGATCAAATGCAAATGCTGTTGAAGTAGCTATGCAAGAGCGCTTGGCCGAGCTTGCTAAATCTTTCCCCGCAGGTCTCAAATACACTACACCTTATTCTTCCAAAGAATCATTGGATCAATCTGTTGAGCAGGTAATTACGACGCTTATAGAGGCGTTTATATTGGTGTTTATTGTTGTATTTATCTTCCTGCAAGATTTTAGATCTACCCTAATTCCTGCCATTGCAGTCCCTGTTTCGATTATAGGTACATTCTTTTTTATGCAGTTGTTTGGATTCTCTATTAATTTGTTGACACTGTTTGCGCTGGTTTTGGCTATTGGTATCGTAGTGGATGATGCTATTGTCGTGGTTGAAGCAGTACATGCCAAGATGGAAAAGAAAAAGTTAAATGCTAAAGCAGCGACGATGTCGGCCATGAGTGAGATTACGGGCGCGATCATATCCATTACCTTAGTGATGTCTGCTGTCTTTGTCCCAGTAGCCTTTATGGAAGGCCCAACAGGGGTATTCTATCAACAATTTGCATTGACATTGGCGATGGCTATTCTGATTTCTGCACTTAATGCTTTAACTCTAAGTCCAGCTTTGTGTGCCATTTTGTTAAAATCACATGATGGTCATACGGAAGGAAAGAAAACCAATTTTAAAGAACGCTTCTTTGCAGGTTTCAATGCCGCGTTTAATAAGATGACATTTCGCTATGGTAAATCGGTACTCTTTTTAATCAAGCGTAAGTCAGTAGCATTTTCAGCTTTAGCATTGCTCATCGGTTTATTCATATGGATGTTTCGTACGACTCCGACTGGTTTTATTCCAGATGAGGATCAAAGTTTCTTAATGGCGATGGTCAACACACCTCCAGGAGCTTCTTTAGACCGTACCACGCAATTGATGACAGCAGCTGAGTTGGATATCCAAAAGCACCCAGCAGTTGAATCTGTTATTAATGTTTCAGGTCTTAATATGATGACATTCAGCACATCCTCTTCGTCAGGTGTCATGATGATCCGTTTAAAGCCTTTAAAAGAAAGGGGGGATGTTAAAGATATCGATCAGATTTTGGGAGCTCTCCAAGGCCAACTCCAGAGTCATCAAGGAGCAAATTTCTTTGTGTTAGGAATGCCTACGGTTTCAGGGTTTGGTAATACATCAGGATTAGAAATTGTATTACAAGATAAGACAGCAGGTAGTTTAGCTAAATTCAGTGAGGTGTCAAATGGTTATATGGGTGCATTGATGCAACGCCCAGAGATAGCCTTCGCTTTTACCACATTTAATGCCTCTTATCCACAATTTGAAATAATTGTTGATGAAATGAAGGCAAAACAACTTCATGTCAATGTTTCGGATCTTATGGCAGTTATGCAAGGTTATTACGGAAGTATGCAGGCATCTGATCTAAATCGATTCGGTAAATATTACCGTGTCGTGATTCAGTCGTCTCCCGAATTCAGAGCAGATCCGTCATCCTTGGATGGAATTCAATTAAAGAACCAATTGGGTCAGATGGTACCCATCAATAGTTTAGTCACATTGAAACCGGTTTCTGGTCCAGAGACTGTTGAGCATTTTAACTTATTCAATGCCATCAATATCACAGCAATGCCCAATCCTGGATATAGTACTGGGCAAGCTATGGAAGCAGTAGAACAGGTTAGTGCTAGCTTCTTACCAAATGGCTTTGCACATGATTGGAAAGGGATGAGCCGGGAAGAGAAGTCTTCAAGTGGACAGACAGCGGTAATTTTTGGATTAAGTATCATATTCATTTACTTCCTTCTTTCTGCCCAATACGAAAGCTATATTTTGCCATGGTCAGTATTGATCAGTATCCCTGCCGGGTTATTAGGTGTATTCATTGGGATAAGTCTTGCAGATTTATCCAATAATATATATGTGCAGGTCGCACTGATAATGTTGATTGGTTTATTGGCCAAGAACTCTATCCTGATTATCGAATTTGCGATCCAACGCAGGCGAGCAGGAAAGAGTTTAGTTGCAGCAGCAGTTGAAGGTGCTAAGGCGCGACTTAGACCTATTCTCATGACTTCGTTAGCTTTTATAGCAGGTTTGACACCTTTATTATTTGCTGTCGGTCCATCCGCAATTGGTAATCATTCCATTGGTTATGCAGCTGTATTTGGCATGATAGCAGGGACTATTTTCGGTTTGCTATTAACTCCAATATTATTCGTGGTATTTCAATATCTACAAGAGCGTCTAAGTGGTAAACCAGTTGATGAAAGTGATTGGGAATACGAAGAAGCCGAAGTTTCAAATTAA